From the genome of Deltaproteobacteria bacterium:
CCCGACGCATGCAGGAGTGTCCCGGTTCCGGGGGAGTTCTCAGGAACGTCCCTGTTCTGCGGGTCAGACCGCTGCGGCGACGCGCGGGCGCTGGCTCTCCGACTCGACCTTCCGCTTCACGCTCGTGATCCGGTTCTTCCCGTCCACGTAGACCAGGGTCGGCTGGAAATGCGCGAGCTCCTTTTCGTCGTAGGCGGAGAAGGCGGCGATGATCACCAGGTCGCCCTTGCTCACCTGGCGGGCGGCGGCGCCGTTCAGGCAGATCACGCCGGAGTCCGCCTCGCCCTCGATGGCGTAGGTGCTGAACCGGTTCCCGTTGTCGACGTTCCAGATGTGAACCTCCTCGTACTCGACCAGTCCCGCCGCGTCCATCAGCGTCTTGTCGATCGTCACGCTCCCCTCGTAGTGCAGCACGGCGTCGGTCACCGTCGCCCGATGGATCTTGCACTTCAGCATGGTCTTCATCATGATGCGTCCCTCCCCGGGATTATTTTTCCAGCGTGATGTTATCGATCAATCTTGCCGGCCCGACCTTCGCCGCCACCAGGATCGTGATAGCGTCGATCCGGCCCGAACGCGGGGCGAGCGTAATCGGGTCCCGCCCTTCCGCGTATTCCGGTTTCGCCAGCGGCTCCCCTTCGATCGCCGCCCCGGCCGCCGCGACCAGGGTCCCCGCGTCCCGCTCGCCGGCGTCGAAGAGCGCCTTCGCCCGGAAGAGCCCCCTCGACAGGCACCGGGCCGCGATCCGGTCCTCTCCCTTCAGGTAAACGTTGCGCGAGCTCTTCGCCAGCCCGTCCTCTTCCCGGACGATCGGCGCCCCCACGATCTCGATGCCGACGTCGAGGTCCCGGTTCATCGCGCGGATCACCGCCAACTGCTGGTAATCCTTCTCTCCGAAGACCGCCACATGGGGCTTCGCCGCGAGGAACAGCTTCGCCACCACCGTGGCGACCCCGCGAAAATGGCCGGGGCGCGCCGCGCCGCACAGCCCCTGCGAAACACCGGTCACCTCGACGAACGTCTGGTGCCCTTCCGGGTACATGTCCCTCACGCCGGGGAGGTACACCGCATCGACTCCCGCCGCGTCGAGCATCGCCAGGTCCCGCGCCTCGTCCCGCGGGTACTTTTCGAAATCCTCGCCCGGCCCGAACTGCGTCGGGTTGACGAAGATCGACGCCACCACCGCTTCGCTCCCGGCCCCCTTCGCGACCCGCACCAGGCTCACGTGCCCCTCGTGCAGGTACCCCATCGTGGGCACAAGGCCGATCCGGGCCCCTTCCGCCCGCCGTGCGTCGGCCCACGCCCGCATCGCCCCTGGAGTGTGAAGCCGCTCCATCAGAAGGAGTGCTCCTTCCCCGGGAACGACCCGTCGCGCACGGCGGCGGCGTACGCCCCGACCGCGGCCTCCACCGGCTTGCGCAATTCGCCGAAGCGCTTCACGAACTTCGGGCGAAACTCGTCGAACAGCCCGAGGAGGTCGTGCATCACCAGCACCTGCCCGTCGCAGCCGACTCCCGCGCCGATCCCGATCGTCGGGATCGAAAGTGTCCGCGTGATCTCCTCGGCGAGCACGGCCGGCATCCCCTCGAGCACCACCGCGAAGGCGCCGGCCTCCTGCACCGCCGCGGCGTCGTCCAGCAGCCGTTCCCGCTGCGGGTCGGTCTTCCCCTGCACGCGGTAGCCGCCCATCCGGTGGATCGACTGCGGGGTGAGCCCGATGTGCCCCATCACGGGGATGTCCGCCGACGCGACCGCCCGGATCGTTTCCGCGGCGTTGCGTCCCCCCTCGAGCTTCACCGCCTCCGCTCCCGCCTGGAGCAGCCGCCCGGCGTTGCGGACCGCGTCCGACGGGCAGGCCTGGTACGAAAGGAACGGCATATCGGCCATGAGGAACGCGCGCTTGCGCCCCCGCGCCGCCGCCTCCGTGTGCCGCACCATGTCCTCCATCGTCACGTTCAACGTGTCGGGGTGGCCCAGTACCACCATCCCGAGCGAATCGCCGACGAGGATCACGTCCACGCCGGCGTCGTCGAAGATGCGGGCGAACAGGGCGTCGTACGCCGTGATCATCACGATTTTCGCCCCTTCCGCCTTCATCCGCGCAAGGTCGAGGATGTTGGTTTTGCGCATCGCGCCCGCCCCCTTTGTCACCCCAAAAAAATGCGGCCTCCCGGACCGGATCCGGAAGGCCGCGTGTCGACACGCATCCCCTTCTACGATCCCGTCTCGGTCCGAACTACCCGGATCCCAGCGGTATATAGTGCTGCGTCCCGCGTTTCACACTCTTGACTTCTCTCACGAGATGTTCAAGGTCGCGGGGGCTTTCCACAAAGTCGATCTCGCTCGTGTTGACCACCAGGAGCGGGGTCTCGTTATAGTGGAAAAAGTATTCGTTATAAGCATCGCTCAGCGTGCGCAGGTAGTCAAGGGAGATGTTTCGTTCGTAGGCGATCCCCCGCTTGCGGACTCTGGACAGCAGCACCTCGGGGCGCGCCTGCAGGTAGATGACCAGGTCCGGCTTGGGAAGCGTGGAGACGAGCAGCTTGTAGATCGACTCGTAGAGGGAGATCTCGTCGTCCTCGAGGTTGATGAGGGCGAAGATCTTGTCCTTGGCGAGGATGTAATCGCACACCAGGCCGGCCTCGAAGAGGTCCCCCTGGGCCAGCTCCCTTTGCTGCCGATAGCGCGACAGGAGGAAGAAGATCTGGGTCTGAAAGGCGAACTTTCGGGGGTTTTCGTAGAAGCGCTCGAGGAACGGGTTTCCCGCCACCTCCTCCTTGACGAGGCGGGAGGCGTATTTCTGGGCGAGGATCTTCGCCAGGGACGATTTCCCGACGCCGATCGGTCCTTCGATCGCAATGTAACGGGGGGTCTTCGGTTCGGTCATGTCCGGTCAATTGTATGCGCGGGGCGGCCGATTTTCCACTACATTCCGGCGAACGCCCGCGCCATCGCGAGGTACGCGGGGGGTGGGACCTCCTCGGCCCGGCCGGCGGGATCGATCCCCGACGCGGAAAGCAGCTCGCACCATTGCGCCGACCCCCCGGGGAGGAACGGGACGGGGGCGTTGCGCAGCGTCTTCCTCCGATGCGCGAAGGCGGCGCGGACGACCGTTCGCAGCGCCGCAACCAGCGCCTCGGGAGTTTCGCCGATGAAGCGGACCGACATCACCGCGGAGTCGACGTCGGGCGCGGGATGGAAGCAGGTGCGCCGCATGACGAACTCCTTGCGCGCCTCCGCGAGGACGCCGAGATAAACCGACAGGATGCCATACTCCTTCCCTCCCGGACCGGCGCACAAGCGGTCCACCACCTCCCGCTGCAGCATCAGGACCGCCCGGGGGAAAAGATCCCGCAATTCGATCAGCCGCAGGACGATGGGAGAGGAGATGGAGTACGGGAGGTTACCGACCACCGTCCCTCCCGCCGGGAAGCGCGACCGCCACTCCTCCTCCGGGACCTTGAGGAAGTCGGCCTCGACGATCTCCACGCTCGTGCCGGTGAACCGGTCCCGCAGGTGCGCCGCCAGGCCGCGGTCCAGCTCGACCGCGACGACGGGCGCTCCCGCGTCGGCGAGCAACTCCGTCAGGGCCCCGAGCCCGGGGCCGATCTCGAGGAACGGCGGCGGGAAAGAGCGCGCCAGGGCGACGATCTTGCCGGCGACGTTCCGGTCGGCGAGAAAGTTCTGCCCGAGGGACTTGCGGGGGGACAGGCCCAGGGCGGCGAGGGTCCGCCGCGGGGATTCAGCGGGTGAAGCGGGAGGCCGCATAGGCGCTGAGCGAAGGTCCGGAGAAGACCCCCGCCGAGAGACGGCGCTCGCCGAGCAGCGCCACCATCGCCGCGTTGTCGGTGCACAGCGCCTTCGAAGGGAGGAACGTGGCGATCCCCGCGGCGGCGCTCCGAAGCAACACCAGCGAACGCAGGCGGGAGTTCGCCGCGACGCCGCCGGCCAGCACCAGCCGCGGAACCCGCTCGCGCTCCGCGGCGGAAAGCGCCTTCCCGACCAGCACGTCGGCCACCGCTTCTTGGAAAGAGGCGGCGACATCTTCCTTCCGGGCGACCTTCCCTTCCGGGGAGGCGAGGAAGGTCCGCAGCGACGTCTTGAGGCCCGAGAAGGAGAAGTCCGCCGAGTCGCGGGAGAGCCAAGCCCGCGGGAAGTGGAACCGCGCCGCATCTCCCTCTCGTCCGGTTCGATCGATGGCGACCCCGCCGGGATACGGAAGCCCCATCATCTTCGCCGCCTTGTCGAACGCCTCCCCCGCCGCGTCGTCCCGCGTGCCGCCCAGAAATTTCATCTCCGCCCATCCTTCGACGCGGAACAGGGACGTGTGGCCGCCGGACACCAGCAGCGCGATGTAGGGAAAGGGAACGTCGATCTCGAGGAAGACGGCGTAGACGTGCGCTTCAAGGTGATCCGCGCCGTAGAGCGGTTTCCCCCACGCGAAGGCGAGCGACTTCGCGAAGCACAGGCCCACGAGGAGCGATCCGATGAGCCCCGGCCCCGCCGTGACCGCGATCCCGTCGATCGCGTCGCGCCCCGTGGAGGCGTCGGACAGCGCCTTCCCGACCACCGGAACGATCGATTTCAGATGTTCGCGGGAGGCGAGTTCGGGAACCACGCCGCCGTAGGCGCCGTGGACCGCGACCTGGGACGAAACGACGCTGGAGAGCAACCCCGCGGAGACGTCGTAGACGGCGGCGGCGGTCTCGTCGCAGGAGCTCTCGATCCCCAGAACGCGCAACGGGAGGCTCCTACCGGATCTCCTTGAGCTTCTTCTTCGCCATCTCGGCCGCCTTCGACTTCGGATACTTCTTCGGGACGAGATCGAGCAGGATGCGGGCGTTCTTTTTGTCTTTCAGCGACAGGAACGACAACCCCTGCTTATACATCGCATCGGGCGCCTTTTCCCCCCGGGGGTATTTGTCCACCACGTCCTGGAACGTGAGGATGGCGTTTTCGAAGTCCTTCTCCGCGTAGAACGCCTCGCCCTTCCAGTAGAGGGCGTTCGGGATCAGCTTGTGGTCCGGGTATTTCGCCGCGAAGTCGGAGAGCGTCTCCCGCCCCTTCTTCGGGTTCCCGCCCTTCACCTGTCCCACCGCGACCTCGTACATCTCCTCCGGGCTCTTCCACTCCCGCGGGCTTTCCGGAGCGGGCGCCGCGGCCGGAGCGGCGGCGAGCTTGCCGATCCGCTCCTCAAGCGCCGCCAGGCGCTTTTCGATCTCTTTCACCCGGTCGGCGTTCCCCTGGATCTCCTGCGGCGCCCGCTCCTGCGCGTCCTGCCGGGCGGTGATCCGCTGCA
Proteins encoded in this window:
- a CDS encoding aspartate 1-decarboxylase; translation: MMKTMLKCKIHRATVTDAVLHYEGSVTIDKTLMDAAGLVEYEEVHIWNVDNGNRFSTYAIEGEADSGVICLNGAAARQVSKGDLVIIAAFSAYDEKELAHFQPTLVYVDGKNRITSVKRKVESESQRPRVAAAV
- the panC gene encoding pantoate--beta-alanine ligase, giving the protein MERLHTPGAMRAWADARRAEGARIGLVPTMGYLHEGHVSLVRVAKGAGSEAVVASIFVNPTQFGPGEDFEKYPRDEARDLAMLDAAGVDAVYLPGVRDMYPEGHQTFVEVTGVSQGLCGAARPGHFRGVATVVAKLFLAAKPHVAVFGEKDYQQLAVIRAMNRDLDVGIEIVGAPIVREEDGLAKSSRNVYLKGEDRIAARCLSRGLFRAKALFDAGERDAGTLVAAAGAAIEGEPLAKPEYAEGRDPITLAPRSGRIDAITILVAAKVGPARLIDNITLEK
- the panB gene encoding 3-methyl-2-oxobutanoate hydroxymethyltransferase produces the protein MRKTNILDLARMKAEGAKIVMITAYDALFARIFDDAGVDVILVGDSLGMVVLGHPDTLNVTMEDMVRHTEAAARGRKRAFLMADMPFLSYQACPSDAVRNAGRLLQAGAEAVKLEGGRNAAETIRAVASADIPVMGHIGLTPQSIHRMGGYRVQGKTDPQRERLLDDAAAVQEAGAFAVVLEGMPAVLAEEITRTLSIPTIGIGAGVGCDGQVLVMHDLLGLFDEFRPKFVKRFGELRKPVEAAVGAYAAAVRDGSFPGKEHSF
- a CDS encoding deoxynucleoside kinase, which codes for MTEPKTPRYIAIEGPIGVGKSSLAKILAQKYASRLVKEEVAGNPFLERFYENPRKFAFQTQIFFLLSRYRQQRELAQGDLFEAGLVCDYILAKDKIFALINLEDDEISLYESIYKLLVSTLPKPDLVIYLQARPEVLLSRVRKRGIAYERNISLDYLRTLSDAYNEYFFHYNETPLLVVNTSEIDFVESPRDLEHLVREVKSVKRGTQHYIPLGSG
- the rsmA gene encoding 16S rRNA (adenine(1518)-N(6)/adenine(1519)-N(6))-dimethyltransferase RsmA, yielding MRPPASPAESPRRTLAALGLSPRKSLGQNFLADRNVAGKIVALARSFPPPFLEIGPGLGALTELLADAGAPVVAVELDRGLAAHLRDRFTGTSVEIVEADFLKVPEEEWRSRFPAGGTVVGNLPYSISSPIVLRLIELRDLFPRAVLMLQREVVDRLCAGPGGKEYGILSVYLGVLAEARKEFVMRRTCFHPAPDVDSAVMSVRFIGETPEALVAALRTVVRAAFAHRRKTLRNAPVPFLPGGSAQWCELLSASGIDPAGRAEEVPPPAYLAMARAFAGM
- the tsaD gene encoding tRNA (adenosine(37)-N6)-threonylcarbamoyltransferase complex transferase subunit TsaD: MRVLGIESSCDETAAAVYDVSAGLLSSVVSSQVAVHGAYGGVVPELASREHLKSIVPVVGKALSDASTGRDAIDGIAVTAGPGLIGSLLVGLCFAKSLAFAWGKPLYGADHLEAHVYAVFLEIDVPFPYIALLVSGGHTSLFRVEGWAEMKFLGGTRDDAAGEAFDKAAKMMGLPYPGGVAIDRTGREGDAARFHFPRAWLSRDSADFSFSGLKTSLRTFLASPEGKVARKEDVAASFQEAVADVLVGKALSAAERERVPRLVLAGGVAANSRLRSLVLLRSAAAGIATFLPSKALCTDNAAMVALLGERRLSAGVFSGPSLSAYAASRFTR
- the ybgF gene encoding tol-pal system protein YbgF, giving the protein MARNAVVFPLIGAFAAFMAGCAVMDTGAFTRLQDEMVGLRKEMAVLRTAPPPAPVLAAERADAGEIQSLRKSFADMNSDFDRVRTDQLAATTRMDEARVEMQRITARQDAQERAPQEIQGNADRVKEIEKRLAALEERIGKLAAAPAAAPAPESPREWKSPEEMYEVAVGQVKGGNPKKGRETLSDFAAKYPDHKLIPNALYWKGEAFYAEKDFENAILTFQDVVDKYPRGEKAPDAMYKQGLSFLSLKDKKNARILLDLVPKKYPKSKAAEMAKKKLKEIR